The following proteins come from a genomic window of Chelonia mydas isolate rCheMyd1 chromosome 15, rCheMyd1.pri.v2, whole genome shotgun sequence:
- the ASPHD2 gene encoding aspartate beta-hydroxylase domain-containing protein 2 isoform X2 produces MVWVPLRTARTDHLALLYTSKNSFTKMSLEWLMDWSWSLDGLRDFIATGIQSFRDCDTTALTAVACLLVLFVWYCYHVGREQPRTYVTVNSLMQSSDANSLQNGYAYCHSPECVRCTRNDGLNQKLYHNLQEYAKRYSWSGMGRIHKGIREQGRYLNSRPSIQKPEVFFLPDLPTMPYFSRDAQKHDVELLERNFQTILCEFETLYKAFSNCSLPQGWKMNSTPSGEWFTFYLVNQGTCVPKNCRKCPRTYRLLGSLRTCIGNNVFGNACISVLTPGTVIGEHYGPTNIRIRCHLGLKTPGNCELVVGGEPQCWAEGRCLLFDDSFLHTAFHEELSQAFASPSLRPPSLLFPW; encoded by the exons ATGGTGTGGGTGCCTTTAAGAACCGCGAGGACTGATCACCTGGCCCTTTTATACACCTCTAAGAACAGCTTCACAAAAATGTCTTTGGAGTGGCTGATGGACTGGAGCTGGTCACTGGATGGACTCCGGGACTTTATAGCTACAGGGATCCAGTCCTTCCGGGACTGTGACACCACTGCACTcactgctgttgcttgcctcttgGTCCTGTTTGTTTGGTACTGTTACCACGTTGGCAGGGAGCAGCCCCGCACATATGTCACTGTGAATTCCCTCATGCAGAGTTCTGATGCCAATAGCTTACAGAACGGGTACGCTTACTGCCACTCCCCCGAGTGCGTGCGCTGCACACGTAACGACGGGCTTAACCAGAAACTCTATCACAATCTGCAGGAATATGCCAAGCGCTACTCCTGGTCCGGCATGGGCAGGATCCACAAGGGCATCCGAGAGCAAGGGCGCTACCTAAACAGCCGACCATCCATCCAGAAGCCAGAAGTCTTCTTCTTACCAGACTTACCGACAATGCCCTACTTCTCACGGGATGCTCAAAAACACGACGTGGAGTTACTGGAACGCAACTTCCAGACCATCCTGTGTGAATTTGAGACCCTCTACAAAGCTTTCTCAAACTGCAGCCTCCCGCAAGGATGGAAAATGAACAGCACGCCCAGCGGGGAGTGGTTCACCTTTTACCTGGTGAACCAGGGCACGTGCGTTCCCAAGAACTGCAGGAAATGCCCACGGACGTATCGCTTACTTGGGAGCCTCCGCACCTGCATTGGCAACAATGTCTTTGGGAACGCGTGCATCTCTGTGCTGACCCCTGGCACGGTCATTGGGGAGCACTATGGACCAACCAACATCCGCATACGATGCCATTTAG GTCTGAAGACTCCCGGCAACTGCGAGCTGGTGGTGGGCGGCGAGCCCCAGTGCTGGGCTGAAGGCCGATGCCTTCTGTTTGACGATTCCTTTCTGCACACTGCATTTCACGAAG AATTGTCACAAGCATTTGCTAGCCCAAGCCTGAGGCCTCCTTCTCTGCTTTTCCCATGGTGA
- the ASPHD2 gene encoding aspartate beta-hydroxylase domain-containing protein 2 isoform X1, giving the protein MVWVPLRTARTDHLALLYTSKNSFTKMSLEWLMDWSWSLDGLRDFIATGIQSFRDCDTTALTAVACLLVLFVWYCYHVGREQPRTYVTVNSLMQSSDANSLQNGYAYCHSPECVRCTRNDGLNQKLYHNLQEYAKRYSWSGMGRIHKGIREQGRYLNSRPSIQKPEVFFLPDLPTMPYFSRDAQKHDVELLERNFQTILCEFETLYKAFSNCSLPQGWKMNSTPSGEWFTFYLVNQGTCVPKNCRKCPRTYRLLGSLRTCIGNNVFGNACISVLTPGTVIGEHYGPTNIRIRCHLGLKTPGNCELVVGGEPQCWAEGRCLLFDDSFLHTAFHEGSPEEGPRVIFMVDLWHPNVAAAERQALDFIFAPGR; this is encoded by the exons ATGGTGTGGGTGCCTTTAAGAACCGCGAGGACTGATCACCTGGCCCTTTTATACACCTCTAAGAACAGCTTCACAAAAATGTCTTTGGAGTGGCTGATGGACTGGAGCTGGTCACTGGATGGACTCCGGGACTTTATAGCTACAGGGATCCAGTCCTTCCGGGACTGTGACACCACTGCACTcactgctgttgcttgcctcttgGTCCTGTTTGTTTGGTACTGTTACCACGTTGGCAGGGAGCAGCCCCGCACATATGTCACTGTGAATTCCCTCATGCAGAGTTCTGATGCCAATAGCTTACAGAACGGGTACGCTTACTGCCACTCCCCCGAGTGCGTGCGCTGCACACGTAACGACGGGCTTAACCAGAAACTCTATCACAATCTGCAGGAATATGCCAAGCGCTACTCCTGGTCCGGCATGGGCAGGATCCACAAGGGCATCCGAGAGCAAGGGCGCTACCTAAACAGCCGACCATCCATCCAGAAGCCAGAAGTCTTCTTCTTACCAGACTTACCGACAATGCCCTACTTCTCACGGGATGCTCAAAAACACGACGTGGAGTTACTGGAACGCAACTTCCAGACCATCCTGTGTGAATTTGAGACCCTCTACAAAGCTTTCTCAAACTGCAGCCTCCCGCAAGGATGGAAAATGAACAGCACGCCCAGCGGGGAGTGGTTCACCTTTTACCTGGTGAACCAGGGCACGTGCGTTCCCAAGAACTGCAGGAAATGCCCACGGACGTATCGCTTACTTGGGAGCCTCCGCACCTGCATTGGCAACAATGTCTTTGGGAACGCGTGCATCTCTGTGCTGACCCCTGGCACGGTCATTGGGGAGCACTATGGACCAACCAACATCCGCATACGATGCCATTTAG GTCTGAAGACTCCCGGCAACTGCGAGCTGGTGGTGGGCGGCGAGCCCCAGTGCTGGGCTGAAGGCCGATGCCTTCTGTTTGACGATTCCTTTCTGCACACTGCATTTCACGAAG GTTCCCCCGAAGAGGGCCCTCGTGTGATCTTTATGGTGGATTTGTGGCACCCGAATGTTGCAGCTGCCGAGCGCCAAGCCCTTGATTTTATCTTTGCTCCAGGACGATGA